The following coding sequences lie in one Thermosulfuriphilus ammonigenes genomic window:
- a CDS encoding TonB-dependent receptor plug domain-containing protein encodes MAEVATGYIQERYLAPATVTVISAEEIRNMGARNLLDVLRTVPDLEVSLDSIGLPVITMRGINSFGSKSVKFLINGQPVNSPIIAGGTFFFADLSVEAIDRVEIIRGPGSALYGSDAFVGVVNIILSRSPSPKVSYRRGSFDSDEIFFTGAQGDGQTRFWGSFSYRDSNGANLPIFRDYLSQDPTNQTVSQVPGRSQEWFRRWEIYAGLRRGPFILEAQYLNHADGGYYNYSGAVTRTNGTRPTRKFLWGRLRYEDHFGPFEARLGIYSSHLWYQHFLDYYPPGITVQGTTYPYGWRRERRAQIQEYGLEGRLTSRLSGHRITLGLEANQSSLGQIRTLSNYCLTNNFPYLREVPYPWIKGADRFHTSVYLQEEWSPVYWARLTLGGRFDYYDDVGRDLSLRGGLVISPTSKTFVKFLYGHGLRAPSFCELYLQSCVESPRKGNPNLDAEHMVAYELALEYLPFSDLSLSTTFFRHDYKDLIMVNPQTTLFENRARARTVGVELEGRLRWGLGRFNYLKLNYSYQDSRYKDHTPLTGSARDLGTMIFNWRLRPTMNLNFTVNYVGQRIGTGLGSYWITDVCFRFLKPHWEISLSVHNLFDKHYRYPDPNNRFPDDFLRPGRTIDCRLSWTF; translated from the coding sequence GTGGCCGAGGTGGCCACTGGTTATATCCAAGAGCGATATCTAGCCCCGGCAACCGTAACCGTAATCTCGGCTGAGGAGATTCGCAACATGGGGGCCCGCAATCTCCTTGATGTTTTGCGGACAGTCCCGGATCTTGAGGTCTCTCTGGATAGTATCGGCCTGCCGGTGATCACGATGAGGGGGATCAACTCCTTTGGGAGCAAGAGTGTCAAATTCCTCATCAATGGCCAACCGGTAAATAGCCCCATTATCGCCGGCGGGACGTTCTTTTTTGCCGATCTTTCGGTAGAGGCCATTGACCGAGTAGAGATAATCAGGGGGCCCGGCTCTGCCCTTTATGGCTCTGATGCCTTTGTCGGAGTAGTAAATATCATCCTCTCCCGCTCCCCCTCCCCCAAGGTCTCCTATCGGCGAGGAAGCTTTGACTCTGACGAGATATTTTTTACCGGGGCTCAAGGAGATGGCCAGACAAGATTTTGGGGAAGCTTTAGTTATCGAGACAGTAACGGAGCCAATCTTCCCATCTTTCGTGATTATCTAAGCCAGGATCCCACCAACCAAACTGTCTCCCAGGTACCAGGACGTAGTCAGGAGTGGTTCAGACGTTGGGAGATCTATGCCGGTTTAAGGCGGGGACCTTTTATCTTAGAGGCCCAGTATCTAAATCATGCCGATGGTGGTTATTACAACTACAGTGGGGCTGTCACTAGAACCAATGGTACCCGGCCAACCCGTAAATTTCTCTGGGGTAGGCTTCGCTACGAGGATCATTTTGGCCCTTTTGAGGCCCGACTGGGCATATATTCTAGCCACCTCTGGTATCAACACTTTTTGGACTATTATCCACCGGGGATAACGGTCCAGGGAACCACCTATCCCTATGGTTGGCGGCGGGAAAGAAGGGCTCAGATTCAAGAATACGGTTTAGAGGGGCGGCTAACCAGCCGCTTAAGTGGCCACCGGATCACCCTTGGTCTAGAGGCCAATCAAAGTAGCCTGGGTCAGATTCGCACCCTGAGTAACTATTGTCTGACCAATAATTTTCCATATCTTCGTGAGGTCCCCTATCCCTGGATTAAAGGGGCCGATCGCTTCCACACCTCTGTTTACCTCCAAGAAGAATGGAGCCCTGTCTATTGGGCCCGACTTACCCTGGGAGGACGGTTTGACTACTATGATGACGTTGGCCGGGACCTTAGCTTAAGAGGGGGGTTAGTTATCAGCCCCACCTCAAAGACCTTTGTCAAGTTTCTCTATGGACATGGTCTTAGGGCCCCCTCCTTCTGTGAACTTTATCTCCAAAGCTGCGTGGAGTCCCCCCGAAAGGGAAATCCAAACCTGGATGCAGAGCATATGGTGGCCTATGAGCTAGCCCTTGAGTATCTCCCTTTTAGCGATCTGAGCCTTTCGACCACTTTCTTTCGCCATGACTATAAGGATCTAATCATGGTTAATCCCCAGACTACCCTTTTTGAAAACCGGGCCCGGGCCAGAACCGTCGGTGTGGAACTTGAAGGTCGCCTCCGCTGGGGGCTAGGGAGATTTAACTATTTAAAACTGAACTACTCTTATCAAGACAGCCGTTATAAGGATCATACGCCTCTTACAGGGTCTGCTAGGGACCTGGGAACGATGATTTTCAACTGGCGTCTCCGTCCCACCATGAACCTTAACTTTACGGTCAATTATGTTGGCCAAAGGATAGGAACAGGGCTGGGATCCTACTGGATTACAGATGTATGTTTCCGGTTCCTCAAACCCCATTGGGAGATCAGCCTTTCTGTCCACAACCTATTTGATAAACACTATCGCTATCCGGATCCCAACAATCGCTTTCCCGATGACTTTCTGCGGCCAGGAAGGACCATTGATTGCCGCCTGAGCTGGACTTTTTGA
- a CDS encoding M24 family metallopeptidase, which produces MESALKKIRRWLKARRLDALLVRGPENRRYLSGFTPPDTSITESSGCLLISHQSAYLLTDGRFIEEAKEILPPFVSIIYKKGVVRELARLVKKEGLKALAYEEDFVSCALKKALEAGLTGVRLVGCQGIIERLREAKTEEEIEKINRALKIAEDILRDIGQALKPGVSEKEIAWKIIEASFQRAEGPSFPPIVAFGENAARPHAEPSSRRLTLKDPIIIDMGVKFSGYCSDITRSYCLQPDDKYRHIYYLVAEAQETAQKAIKAKVPARVIDAAAREVIKKAGLGRYFIHSLGHGVGLAIHEAPAISSRCRRKLKEGAVVTIEPGIYIPDWGGVRLENMVVVRREEGLLLNRLPLTYQPL; this is translated from the coding sequence ATGGAAAGCGCCCTCAAGAAGATACGTCGCTGGCTGAAAGCACGAAGGCTTGACGCCCTTTTGGTAAGAGGGCCAGAGAACAGACGCTATTTGTCTGGATTTACCCCTCCCGATACCTCTATAACCGAATCTTCAGGATGTCTCCTTATCAGCCACCAGAGTGCCTATCTCCTCACTGATGGACGTTTTATTGAAGAGGCCAAGGAGATTCTCCCCCCCTTTGTTTCCATAATCTACAAAAAGGGAGTGGTCAGGGAATTGGCTCGCCTGGTCAAAAAAGAAGGCCTTAAGGCTTTAGCCTATGAGGAGGATTTTGTCAGCTGCGCTCTAAAAAAGGCCCTCGAAGCTGGCCTTACCGGGGTGAGATTGGTGGGTTGCCAAGGGATAATTGAACGGCTCAGAGAGGCCAAGACAGAAGAGGAGATAGAAAAGATTAATCGGGCCTTAAAGATTGCCGAAGACATTCTGCGGGATATCGGTCAGGCGCTTAAGCCGGGAGTAAGTGAAAAAGAAATCGCCTGGAAGATCATCGAGGCCTCTTTTCAAAGGGCAGAAGGGCCTTCATTTCCTCCCATTGTGGCCTTTGGAGAAAACGCGGCCCGGCCTCATGCCGAACCAAGTTCGAGAAGACTGACCTTAAAAGATCCAATCATTATTGATATGGGAGTTAAGTTCTCAGGCTACTGTTCTGATATTACTCGAAGCTATTGTCTCCAGCCTGATGACAAATACCGACATATCTACTACTTGGTAGCCGAAGCCCAGGAGACAGCCCAGAAGGCTATCAAAGCCAAAGTCCCGGCTCGAGTAATAGACGCCGCTGCCCGTGAGGTGATCAAAAAAGCAGGCCTTGGAAGATACTTCATCCATTCTCTGGGCCACGGAGTGGGCTTGGCCATTCACGAGGCTCCAGCCATCTCAAGTCGCTGCCGCCGGAAGCTTAAAGAAGGCGCGGTAGTGACCATCGAGCCGGGAATATATATCCCTGACTGGGGAGGCGTAAGATTAGAGAATATGGTTGTAGTCCGAAGGGAAGAAGGTCTCCTCCTTAATCGTCTGCCGCTAACTTACCAACCTCTCTGA
- a CDS encoding molybdate ABC transporter substrate-binding protein, with protein MAKDRELPEIPSERGDDLHGLEWAEEADLILFVAGNQFMVMPELLEAFQKKHPEIKRIFYETLPPRLELKQILAGGALFKGRLIPGIPDVYASVSLEAMERLSEIGLIQPEDYFIYLHNRIVLMVPQGNPKDIREVADLAREDVRISQPNPEFEDIATYILEMYRQAGGEELVHRIMEEKRSLGTTLLTVVHHRETPKRLLEGVCDVGPVWATEVIEAQRRGLPLEMVDPGAPLDQRDKVNYYITSLRKARNPEAAQKFLNFIKGREAQKIYANYGFVPEFTGS; from the coding sequence ATGGCCAAAGATAGGGAACTGCCAGAAATACCATCTGAACGAGGTGATGATCTCCACGGTCTTGAATGGGCCGAAGAGGCAGACTTGATCCTCTTTGTGGCCGGCAATCAATTCATGGTCATGCCAGAACTCCTTGAGGCCTTCCAGAAAAAGCACCCCGAGATAAAACGCATCTTCTATGAAACCCTTCCTCCAAGACTGGAACTCAAACAGATCCTGGCCGGTGGAGCCCTCTTTAAAGGACGCCTCATCCCTGGAATACCAGATGTTTATGCTTCGGTATCCCTTGAAGCTATGGAACGTCTCAGCGAAATTGGCCTTATCCAACCGGAAGACTACTTTATCTACCTCCATAACCGAATAGTCCTTATGGTTCCCCAGGGAAACCCCAAAGATATAAGAGAAGTTGCCGATTTGGCCCGGGAAGATGTCCGCATAAGCCAGCCCAACCCAGAGTTTGAAGACATCGCTACTTATATCCTCGAAATGTATCGACAGGCCGGCGGAGAGGAGCTGGTTCACAGAATCATGGAGGAGAAACGGAGCCTTGGCACCACCCTTCTTACGGTGGTTCATCATCGAGAAACGCCCAAACGGCTACTTGAAGGTGTCTGTGATGTGGGTCCGGTCTGGGCTACAGAGGTCATTGAGGCCCAGCGTCGGGGTCTTCCCTTAGAGATGGTTGACCCTGGTGCCCCCCTTGATCAAAGGGATAAAGTCAACTACTACATTACCAGCCTCCGAAAGGCCCGAAACCCCGAGGCGGCCCAGAAATTTCTGAACTTCATCAAAGGACGTGAGGCCCAAAAAATTTACGCCAACTACGGATTTGTTCCCGAATTTACCGGCTCTTAA
- a CDS encoding response regulator: MKNIFSLFKSNSCRTKLLISYLIFLVAGALFSTIFTPYLLRKQADILVERMGRYILHYLQQPAEVALLTGISDYLDSPIKGLFKDESVLGVVIYNKDGQVVFVKKKTRYKDPVLMLEDFKDIENSIDYFEPRMKRIRIFLEPVRSSPLSEELTESPPELLGFVRVDLSLEHFLGYYKEFLALVVGTYTLMAALAALLAYYQARQIASPLKRLVDGARKLRSGDFDVRVPEDNVTGEIAELIQTFNNMVEDLRRREEAIKESEERFRTVAEFTYDWEYWRAPDGHFIYVSPACERITGYPPEAFLRDHELYDRIIHPDDWLKVQEHRRAKRTSPGEPEEIDFRIIRADGSERWIGHVCHPVYGKDGRYLGIRGSNRDITSRKELEERILQTQKMESIARLAGGVAHDLNNLMTAVLGQAELLRLALPSDSPLADRADKIITSAMQASGLAQQLLAYARGGKYAPRVINLNETVRDVIKLNERSIGHNVELEVDLEPDLWPIYADPSQMAQVVMNLIINAVEAMENGGRLTVRTFNSSLDTPCGDISPGRYVILEVTDTGHGMDQETLANIFEPFFTTKFTGRGLGLAAVYGIISNHGGYIQVDSTPGKGTSFFVYLPSLDPQTAVQHRAEELEEKEGDVCRILVVDDDPAVLEVIKEYLEPFGFLVDTAQNAREALYLTGKKPALILLDIAMPEMDGVDLYPLLREAAPEAKIIICTGYSSDGPAKKLLSLGADGFIQKPFTQRHLIGFIRKHLHNCRVKRCLTKGKVFY; the protein is encoded by the coding sequence ATGAAAAATATTTTTAGCCTTTTTAAAAGTAACAGCTGCCGCACCAAGCTTCTGATAAGCTATCTCATCTTTTTAGTAGCCGGAGCCCTCTTTTCCACCATCTTTACCCCCTATCTTTTGCGAAAGCAGGCCGACATCCTGGTAGAACGTATGGGACGCTATATACTTCATTATCTTCAGCAACCTGCCGAGGTGGCCCTGCTCACTGGAATATCTGATTATCTCGACAGCCCTATAAAAGGTCTTTTTAAAGATGAAAGCGTCCTCGGGGTAGTCATCTACAACAAAGATGGGCAAGTAGTCTTTGTAAAGAAAAAAACCAGGTATAAAGACCCGGTTCTCATGCTGGAGGACTTCAAAGATATAGAAAACAGCATTGATTACTTTGAACCACGAATGAAAAGAATCAGAATCTTCCTTGAGCCGGTACGCTCTTCTCCTCTGTCTGAAGAGCTCACCGAATCGCCTCCAGAGCTTCTGGGTTTTGTGCGGGTTGATCTATCTCTGGAGCACTTTCTTGGCTACTATAAGGAATTTCTAGCTCTAGTTGTCGGGACTTATACCCTTATGGCCGCCCTGGCCGCCCTTCTGGCCTATTATCAGGCCCGACAGATCGCCTCTCCTCTTAAACGCCTGGTGGATGGAGCCAGAAAGCTTCGCTCTGGAGACTTCGATGTCCGGGTACCGGAAGACAATGTCACTGGCGAGATCGCCGAACTTATTCAGACCTTCAATAATATGGTCGAGGACCTCCGCCGACGAGAAGAGGCCATTAAAGAAAGCGAAGAACGCTTTCGAACGGTAGCCGAATTTACTTACGACTGGGAGTACTGGCGGGCCCCAGATGGCCATTTTATCTATGTTTCGCCAGCCTGCGAGCGGATTACCGGTTATCCGCCAGAGGCCTTTTTAAGGGACCACGAACTCTATGATCGCATCATCCATCCTGATGACTGGTTAAAAGTCCAGGAGCATCGACGGGCCAAAAGAACCTCCCCGGGAGAGCCCGAAGAGATAGACTTCCGCATCATCCGGGCCGATGGAAGCGAGCGGTGGATTGGTCACGTCTGCCATCCCGTCTACGGAAAAGACGGGCGTTATTTAGGAATCCGGGGAAGTAATCGGGACATCACCAGCAGAAAGGAGCTTGAAGAACGCATTCTTCAAACCCAGAAGATGGAATCCATTGCCCGACTAGCCGGCGGGGTGGCTCACGATCTCAACAACCTCATGACCGCCGTATTAGGACAGGCCGAACTCCTCAGGTTGGCCCTTCCCTCGGACTCTCCACTGGCCGACCGGGCCGACAAGATCATTACCTCCGCCATGCAGGCCAGTGGCCTTGCCCAACAGCTTCTGGCCTATGCCCGGGGGGGAAAATATGCTCCCCGGGTCATAAACCTCAACGAAACTGTGCGGGATGTTATCAAACTTAATGAACGTTCCATCGGCCATAACGTGGAACTAGAAGTAGATTTAGAACCCGATCTGTGGCCAATCTATGCTGATCCCTCTCAGATGGCCCAGGTTGTTATGAACCTGATCATCAACGCGGTAGAGGCCATGGAAAATGGCGGTCGCTTGACCGTGCGGACTTTCAATAGCTCTCTTGATACCCCGTGTGGAGATATTTCCCCGGGGCGCTATGTTATCTTAGAGGTTACAGATACCGGCCATGGTATGGATCAAGAGACTTTAGCCAATATTTTTGAACCTTTTTTCACCACCAAGTTTACCGGAAGAGGGCTTGGGCTGGCCGCCGTCTATGGAATCATCTCCAACCATGGTGGTTATATCCAGGTGGATTCCACGCCGGGTAAGGGAACATCTTTCTTCGTTTATCTTCCCAGTCTTGATCCTCAGACAGCCGTTCAGCACAGAGCCGAAGAACTGGAAGAAAAAGAGGGGGATGTCTGCCGCATTTTAGTAGTAGACGATGATCCCGCGGTTCTTGAGGTCATCAAAGAATATTTGGAGCCTTTCGGCTTTCTGGTGGACACGGCCCAGAATGCTCGTGAAGCCCTATATTTGACGGGTAAGAAGCCGGCCCTCATCCTTCTTGATATCGCCATGCCAGAGATGGACGGCGTGGATCTCTACCCCCTCCTCCGCGAGGCGGCCCCTGAGGCCAAAATCATCATCTGTACTGGCTACTCCAGCGACGGCCCGGCCAAGAAGCTCCTCTCCCTCGGCGCCGATGGTTTTATTCAAAAACCCTTTACTCAAAGGCACCTGATCGGCTTCATTCGCAAACATCTTCATAACTGTCGTGTAAAAAGGTGCCTGACAAAGGGTAAGGTTTTTTACTAA
- a CDS encoding ABC transporter substrate binding protein, whose translation MPPELDFLMILRILLPVFLFSLVCSSQAAEEILIVYRKDVALYQKIAQTIEGEFGDRIHLLALDSRNKGNQSRLGGITPSLVIALGDLASYNCQALSSRKILLLISNPLIIQEAQKNRDCEVRLFTPPSLVLEKVHQIFPQFKRIGLIYTSRSQIYYKEAERAAQTLGIELISRRAGPEEIIRAVSEVIKECEAFLLLPDPLLLRRAVFENIIRQGFIYKKPIIGPSRSTVRLGALLSVDYDFEFLLSQCRKVLKDYFKTGRLVCPEIPYKVHINEKTLKFMGLKTEVFPEPEIISK comes from the coding sequence TTGCCGCCTGAGCTGGACTTTTTGATGATTTTACGGATTCTTCTGCCTGTATTCTTGTTCTCTCTGGTCTGCTCCTCTCAAGCAGCTGAAGAGATTTTGATTGTCTATCGAAAGGACGTCGCCCTTTACCAGAAAATAGCCCAGACGATTGAAGGAGAATTCGGCGACCGAATACATCTCTTGGCCCTCGATAGTCGAAACAAGGGAAACCAGAGCCGTTTGGGGGGAATTACCCCTTCCTTAGTCATTGCCTTGGGTGACCTAGCCTCTTACAACTGCCAGGCCCTTAGCTCCCGTAAGATTCTTCTTTTGATTTCCAATCCCCTGATTATTCAGGAAGCCCAAAAGAATAGAGACTGTGAGGTCAGACTTTTTACGCCTCCTTCTTTAGTATTGGAAAAAGTCCATCAAATATTTCCCCAGTTCAAAAGAATAGGTCTCATATATACATCCAGGAGCCAGATTTATTATAAAGAGGCCGAAAGGGCGGCCCAGACACTAGGAATAGAATTAATTTCGCGCCGTGCCGGGCCTGAGGAGATCATTCGGGCTGTCTCTGAAGTCATTAAAGAATGTGAGGCCTTCCTTCTGCTACCTGATCCCCTACTCCTACGCCGGGCAGTTTTTGAAAATATCATTCGCCAGGGGTTTATTTACAAAAAACCTATCATCGGTCCTTCTCGGAGTACTGTTCGCCTGGGAGCCCTCCTCTCAGTGGACTACGATTTTGAGTTTCTTCTCTCTCAGTGCCGAAAGGTTTTAAAGGATTACTTTAAAACTGGAAGGCTTGTTTGTCCGGAGATTCCGTATAAAGTCCATATAAACGAAAAGACCTTAAAATTTATGGGGCTGAAGACCGAAGTTTTCCCGGAGCCAGAAATTATTTCTAAATGA
- a CDS encoding MBL fold metallo-hydrolase produces the protein MAFIKFLGTAGGRFVVARQLRYSAGIYISHEGTSLILDPGPGTLVRCARVRPAIDVTKLDGLILSHAHLDHSNDANILLDAINQGGLRKAGALFCPRDCLEGDNPVILRYLRNNLERIEILQAETSYLLGNISFWTSVRHRHPVETYGLIFDFSGHKVGFLVDTAYFKGLAASYLGVKTLVINVVRYHPPKGYLLEHLHIADVKRLLKEIAPQRAVLTHFGMTMLRARPEKVADELTWELGIPVMAAHDGLHLEV, from the coding sequence ATGGCCTTTATTAAATTTCTGGGCACCGCCGGGGGGCGATTTGTAGTTGCCCGACAGCTCCGTTACTCGGCTGGAATTTATATTTCTCATGAGGGGACATCTCTTATCCTGGATCCTGGGCCGGGAACCCTTGTCCGCTGTGCCCGGGTAAGGCCGGCCATTGACGTCACCAAATTGGATGGTCTCATTTTAAGCCATGCCCACCTAGATCACTCTAATGACGCCAATATTCTTCTTGATGCCATAAACCAGGGAGGGCTAAGGAAGGCTGGAGCCCTTTTTTGCCCCCGGGATTGTCTGGAGGGTGACAATCCCGTCATCCTGAGATACCTAAGAAATAATCTAGAAAGGATAGAGATTCTTCAGGCTGAAACTAGCTACCTCTTGGGGAATATTTCCTTCTGGACCTCGGTCAGACACCGGCATCCGGTAGAAACCTATGGGCTGATCTTTGACTTCTCCGGCCATAAGGTGGGCTTTTTAGTAGATACCGCCTATTTTAAGGGACTAGCTGCCAGTTACCTAGGAGTTAAAACTCTGGTGATCAACGTTGTCCGCTATCATCCTCCTAAAGGATATCTTCTGGAGCACCTCCATATAGCCGATGTTAAAAGGCTTCTTAAGGAAATTGCTCCCCAGAGAGCGGTGCTTACCCACTTTGGTATGACTATGCTCCGGGCCAGACCAGAAAAAGTAGCCGACGAGCTTACCTGGGAACTGGGGATACCGGTCATGGCCGCTCATGATGGTCTGCATTTAGAGGTCTAG
- the nifA gene encoding nif-specific transcriptional activator NifA, producing MSVSARKKTFRPRSQREVEEIACLYEITKALSSSLDMHQSLSQVLSILAERMGMNRGTITIINPYTSELQIEVAHGLSAEARKRGRYRIGEGITGRVVATGEPIVVPKISEEPLFLNRTRSRGNLRRQEISFICVPIKAGQKVIGTLSVDRIFSQEVSLEDDLRLLTIISGLVAQTVSNIQAIQEERERLLSENRRLKRELEEKYHVDNLIGRSSRMQEVFEMIHRVAKSNATVLLRGESGTGKSLAAKAIHYNSNRAEKPFVTVTCAALPESLLESELFGHEKGAFTGANRTKRGLFEQAQGGTIFLDEIGEISPTVQTKLLHVIQEKEFYRVGGSQPIRCDVRIIAATNKNLEEAMARGDFREDLYYRLNVFPIYLPPLRERKTDILLLAEHFLERYCQEHQKTIKRISTQAIDLLMQYHWPGNIRELQNVIERAVIVCDEEVIRSYHLPPTLQTRGSSNTGSVRSLSAAVENLERELIIEALKETRGNQSQAAKLLDTSLRILNYKIHKYGINPKDFRVPR from the coding sequence ATGTCTGTTAGCGCCAGAAAGAAGACTTTTCGTCCTCGAAGCCAGAGAGAGGTAGAGGAAATTGCCTGTCTTTATGAAATCACCAAGGCCCTTTCCTCTTCTTTAGACATGCATCAGAGTTTGTCTCAAGTCTTGAGCATATTAGCTGAGAGAATGGGCATGAACCGGGGAACTATCACCATTATCAACCCTTACACCTCTGAACTTCAAATAGAAGTGGCCCATGGTCTTTCAGCAGAAGCCAGAAAGAGGGGACGTTATCGGATCGGTGAGGGAATCACAGGTCGAGTAGTAGCCACGGGAGAACCCATTGTCGTGCCCAAGATAAGCGAAGAGCCCCTTTTTCTTAACCGGACTCGTTCTCGAGGGAACCTGCGCCGCCAAGAGATATCTTTTATTTGTGTTCCTATAAAGGCCGGCCAGAAGGTCATCGGCACCCTTTCCGTAGATCGAATCTTCTCCCAAGAAGTCTCTCTTGAAGATGATCTGAGGCTTTTGACTATTATCTCTGGGTTGGTGGCTCAGACTGTCTCTAATATTCAGGCTATTCAGGAGGAAAGAGAAAGACTGCTTTCAGAAAACCGGAGGCTCAAAAGAGAATTAGAAGAAAAATATCACGTAGACAATCTCATTGGTCGCTCCTCCCGGATGCAGGAGGTCTTTGAGATGATCCACCGGGTGGCCAAGAGTAACGCTACGGTGCTCCTGAGGGGGGAGTCAGGGACAGGGAAGTCTCTCGCCGCGAAGGCTATCCACTACAATAGTAATCGGGCCGAAAAACCTTTTGTTACTGTTACCTGCGCCGCTTTACCGGAGAGTCTTTTAGAGAGTGAGCTTTTTGGCCACGAAAAGGGAGCCTTTACTGGAGCCAATCGGACCAAACGAGGCCTTTTTGAACAAGCTCAAGGTGGAACCATCTTTTTAGACGAAATAGGAGAGATCTCTCCTACGGTTCAAACCAAGCTCCTTCATGTTATTCAAGAAAAGGAGTTCTACCGTGTAGGGGGTTCTCAACCAATCCGTTGTGATGTCCGAATAATTGCTGCCACAAACAAGAACCTTGAGGAAGCTATGGCCAGGGGAGACTTTCGGGAAGATCTTTACTATCGTCTCAATGTCTTTCCCATTTATCTTCCCCCTCTCAGAGAACGAAAAACAGATATCCTTCTCCTGGCGGAACACTTCTTGGAACGCTATTGTCAGGAGCACCAAAAAACCATCAAGCGTATCTCTACCCAGGCCATTGACCTCCTTATGCAATATCATTGGCCGGGCAATATTCGGGAGCTTCAAAATGTTATTGAAAGGGCGGTCATTGTCTGTGATGAGGAGGTTATTCGTAGCTACCACCTACCCCCCACCCTTCAGACCAGAGGCAGTAGCAATACAGGTTCGGTGCGATCCTTAAGCGCGGCCGTGGAGAATCTGGAAAGAGAACTAATTATTGAGGCCCTCAAGGAAACGCGAGGCAATCAAAGCCAAGCGGCTAAACTTCTGGATACCAGTCTGCGGATCCTCAACTATAAAATCCACAAATACGGAATCAATCCCAAAGACTTCCGGGTTCCCCGCTAA